GAGGAACAATTTTATTCGGTGGTCGATCGCTGGTATGAGGCTCTGCAACAGATGGGTGCAGGCGTCGCGCCCTGGCAAATACCCGATTTTAACCATCGCGGCTGGCAACTTTCTACCATGACGCCCAACGACGACGGCGTAAAGGAGCCGGAAGCGGCCGGCGCCCTGGGCTGGTTGATGTATCAGGCTTATTTGCGTTCGGGAGAGAAAAAGTACCTGATCGGAGCCGAATGGTGCATGGAATTTCTGGATCAATGGCCTTCCAACCCTTCTTATGAATTACAATTACCGTACGGCGTTTACACAGCGGCTCGTATGAATGCCGAATTGCACACCGCCTATAATATCAAAAAGATGGTGAACTGGTGTTACGATCCGCAGGGCAATGTACGCGGCTGGGGCGTAACGGTCGGCAACTGGGGCGGATACGATTGTTCCGGCCTGGTGGGCGAGGTGATCGGCGATGATTACGCCTTTGCCATGAATACCTTTGAAATGATCGGCGCCCTGGCGCCAATGGTTCGTTACGACGAACGATTTGCGCGAGCCATTGGTAAATGGGCGCTTAATGCGGTCAACTCTGCCCGTTTTTTTTATCATCCGTTTTTAGCGGATGAAAATCAGGATGCGGAAGCATGGGCAAAAATTTACGACCCGCAGGGCGTAATCGCTTATGAAGCCGTCCGCGAGGTGGACTGGTATTCCAATCGCAGTCCGTATGCCACGGGCGACGCACTGCGTCACGGCTGGGCGCAAACCAATCTGGCTCTTTACGGCGCTTCGCATGTAGGCATTCTGGGCGCCATTGTGGACACCACCAATGTGCGCGGTATTTTGAAACTAAATATCAGTAAAACCGATTACGGGCCGGGATTCACCCGGGCAGACTTCCCTCGTTTTTATCTTCTTTACAATCCTTACGCCGTGGATACGACCGTTACGCTAAATGTAGGAAACGATCCGGTCGATGTTTACGATTGTATTCGTAATCAGAATATGGCAGAGATGGTTTCCGGGGAGGTGAACATTTCCATTCCGGCCGATGAAGCGGTATTGATTACCTTTATCGAGCAGGGAGCAGAGCGAATTTTTAAAGATGGCGTGTTGTATGTGAAGGGTAATGCGATTGATTTTCAAACGGCGGCGCCTGTGGAAAATCTGACGCCGCGTATTAAGGCCCTGGCCCCTGAACATAAGGTGGTTTCTACTGGCGGCCAGAACAAAATCTACTGCACGGCGGTGGATCCCGATGGCGATTCTTTACAATACCTCTGGCAGGCTGAGGCGGGAAGTTTAACCGGTGGCGGCCCGGTGGTTAGCTGGCAGGCGCCGGATGAAGGGGGCAGCGTAACCATCCGCTGTAAGGTGATGGATGGGGGGCTGCTGGTCGATTCGGCTGAGACACGCGTTACGGTGATTGACAACCAGCTGCCGGTGATTCGCCAGATGGGTGTGCAGCCAAAAGTTACCCTGCCGGGGGAGACGGTCTCGTTCTATTGTCAGGCAGAAGATGCCGACGGCGATAGCCTGGCATACGCCTGGTGGATTGATGCGGGCGATACACTGAGCCGCCAGGCAAACTGGTCGTGGCAGGTTCCGGATACTGCCGGTTACATTATGATGCACGTTCTGGTGCAAGACGTAAAGCAGGGCTTTGTGCGCGACAGCGTTGGACTTAGCGTGGGAAAGCTGGTAATCCGTTACAATTTTGAGAATGGCCTGGCTAACGATCTAAGTCCCTTTGCCAACAATGGAATCGTCAGCGGAGCGGATACCGTGGTCACGCCCCGCGGCAAGGGTCTGTTTTTTGATGGGATCAATGCCGCTGTGTGTGTTCCGCTTCATCCATCTTTAAATTTTGAGGAAGAGATTTCCGTGGCTTTTTTGATGCGTGTGGATTCTTTTTACACGCGCGAGGCCTATCCGGTAAGTCACGGCAACTGGGAAAATCGCTGGAAAATTTCTATTACGGATACTAAATTGCGCTGGACTATAAAAACTTCAGAACGTATTTACGATCTGGATTCTAAGGATGCGCTGGAGTTAAACCGTTTTTATTTTGTTACCTGTCTTTACAATTCCAGCGCTCAGGAGATGTCCATTTATCTGGACGGCAGCCTGAACAACACGCGTGCTGCGCAGGGAAACCTTTTACCCACGGAATACGATTTGAGTATGGGGCAGCATTTGCCGGGGAATCCGCAATACGCGTTCCGAGGCGTTATTGATGAATTTTTTTTGTTAAACCATGCGTTAAGCGACGAAGAGATCGCAACGCTTTATGACACGCTTACCGCCATTAAAGAGCGGGAAAAGACGGCGCTGCCCGGAAAGTTTGTTTTGAAGCCGAATTATCCCGATCCCTTTAATCCCAGCACGCGCATTGAATATTTTTTGCCAGCTACAGGCCGCGTCCGATTGGAGTTTTTTGACGTTCGGGGGCGGCTGATCCGAAAGATCGATCTGGGACAGGGAAGTCCCGGCTGGCATGTGTTTACCTGGCGGGCAGAAAATCTCTCTTCCGGTGTTTATTTTTACAGAGTAGCATGGCGCGATCTTCAAAAAGTCGGTAAGTGCCTGAAAATTAAGTAACCATCTGGAGCGCCTGCCGGGCAGGCGGCGAGAAATGGTTAAAGGCGATTAAAGGAGTTGTTTTAAGTGGTAAAAAAAATTGTCGGCATAATAGTTGGTATTCTGGTTATTTTAATGGCAATGGGCTGCGGCAGGCGCGATTCTGCTCAGCAGCAGAGGAGCGTTGAAAAGAAAGAACTGACCTACTGGTGCGCGACCAATCCGCAGGAAGTTAAACTGGCCAGAGAGCTGGTGGACGAATGGAACCGCATTCACAAAGACGTTCCGGTTAAATTGCAAACTCTGCCGGCCAGCCAGTCTTCCGAAGAAGCGCTGCTGGCGGCCATTGCCGGCAACACCACGCCCGACATCTGTTCTAACATGTGGCCTGGCGCCATGGACGAGTTCATCTCGGCCGGCGGACTGGTGCGCCTGGATACGTTCCCCGATTTCTGGCCGTATATCCTGGAACGCGTGTCTGAAGATCAGTTAAAAACATTTCAGGCCAGAGATGGCGGCCATTATCAGATTCCCTGGAAAACCAATCCCATTATGGTTTTTTACAATAAACGAATATTTAAAAAGGCGGGCGTTAAAGCGCCGTTGGAGACCTATTCGCAGTTTCTTGACGCGGCGGAGAAAATTGTGCGCGATTTTGACGGCGACGGTCAGGCCGATTACTGGATGCTTTATCGCGATATCAAACCCATCTGGTGGCAGCGTTTGTTCGATTACTATCCGTTTTACATCTGCGCTTCGGGAGGAAAAACGCTTTTTAAAGGCGATAAAATCGATTTTGACAATGATGCCAGCGTTAAGGTTTTTCAGTTTTTTCGCACCATGTATCAAAAAGGTTACATGCCGGTTGCCCAATTTCAGGGCGATCAATTTCTAGCAGGCAGGCTGGCCGCGCAAATATCCGGGCCGTGGCTGGTGGCCTACATTCAAAAATTTGCGCCCGAAGGATTTGAATATGGCATCATGCCCATTCCCCGGCCGGACGATTACAAGGGGCCTATTTACACCTATGGCGATCCCAAGAATATTTCCATTTTCAAAACCACCAAATATCCTCGTCAGGCCTGGAAATTTGCCCAATGGCTAATCTCGCGGCATGCGGACCTTCGCCTGCTGGAAATTTGCGATCAAATCCCCATTCGTAAAAATTTATTGAATGATTCGACCTTTGCCGCTTATTTTAAGAAAAAACCACAAATGACCGTTTTTGCCCGGCAGGCGCCCTTCACGCGCGGCGTGGATGGCGTGGCCGATTTAAAAGAGATTTTTAACGCCATCTCGCAGGAATACGAAGCGAGCGTCATTTACGGGCGGCGCACTGCCCGCGAGGCCGTCAAACGTGCGGTAAAACGTGTAAAGGTTATCAGGGAGTGGAACAGACAATGATCAATTCTGTTATCAGGCGCATTAAAAAAAGCGACAAAATCGGTTATTTGATGAGTCTGCCTTATCTGATTAGCTTTGCCTTATTCATTGCCTTTCCGCTGGGCTTTTCGTTTATTTTAATCTTTCACAAGTGGAATATTATTACGCCCATGCGCTGGGTGGGACTCAAAAATTTTTACCGACTGTTCCACGATGTGGAATTTTTGCGGGCTATTTACAATACGTTGATTTTTTTAGTCATTCATATTCCGCTGCAAATTGTTTTTGCGTTGCTGATCGCCGTGCTGCTCAATCAAAAGATAAAACTGCGCGGTTTTTTTAGAGCGGTGTACTTTATGCCGGTCATCGTCTCCGGCGTGGTGATCACCATTCTCTGGCAGCAGTTGTACAGTTATGAAACCGGCCTGCTCAATTTAATGCTCACTTCGATTGGATTGCCCAGAATCCCGTGGATCAACGATCCGTCGTGGGCCATGCCTTCCATTGCCATTATGGCCACCTGGAAGAATGTGGGTTTGTACATTGTGCTTTTTCTGGTCGGATTGCAAAACATTCCGGCTTATTTGTACGAGTCGGCGGAATTGGACGGCGCCAGCGCCTGGCAAAAGTTCCGCTACATCACCGTTCCGGCATTAAACAGCACCATGGTGCTGGTGGTTATTTTATCGACCATTGGCGGCTTTTCGTTGTTTATTGAGCCCTTTGTGATGACCGGCGGCGGCCCGATGAACAGCACGCTTTCGGCCATGCTTTACATCTACAATCAGGCCTTTTACTTTGGGCACATGGGGTATGCCGCTACTCTGGGCTTCTTTTTTGCCTTTATTATTTTTGTGGTGGTTTTAATCCAGAAACGTATAGTGGAGAATAAATAGGTATGAAGCGTTTTTACATTTATTTGACTTTGACGGTTGGCGGCATCACCTTCATCTATCCCTTTTTATGGATGATTGCCGCCAGTTTAAAACCGGAAACGGAGATTGGCGCTATTGGTCTCTGGTCGCCGCATTTTAATCTGGAAAGCTATCGCCTGGTCGTACAAAAAATTCCCATCTGGCGGGCCCTGCTGAACAGCGTTTTTGTTTCGTTTTGCGTTACGGTGTCGGTCATCTTTTTTGGTTCCATGGTTGGTTATGCCCTGTCTCGCTTAAATTTCTGGGGGCGCAACTTGATTTTTGGCGTCATTTTATTTACCATGGTCATTCCTTTTCAGATTACGCTTATTCCCATGTACATTTTAATGGTAAAGTTCGGATGGGTCGATACATACCTGTCGCTGATTGTGCCGGGCATGGTTACGGCGTTTTCTATTTTGTTGTTCCGGCAGTTTTTTCTGGATATACCGCAGGATTTAATCGATGCCGCGCGCATCGACGGCTGCAACGATTTTACCATTTTGTTTAAAATTATCTGGCCCATTTCCAAACCGGTTATCATTACTGTGGGTATCATTACCTTTATGACCAGCTGGAACGATGTGCTGTGGCCGTTGATTGTAATTCGCAACGAAAAGTTAATGACCATGCCGCAGCTGGTCACCATTTTTGCCGTTGGAGGCGGCGCCGAAGCCCGATTGGGAGCCATGCTGGCTGCGGCCACCCTGCTGGCCATCCCTATCATTCTGGTTTATGCCTTCTTCCAGCGCT
This sequence is a window from Caldithrix abyssi DSM 13497. Protein-coding genes within it:
- a CDS encoding ABC transporter substrate-binding protein, translating into MVKKIVGIIVGILVILMAMGCGRRDSAQQQRSVEKKELTYWCATNPQEVKLARELVDEWNRIHKDVPVKLQTLPASQSSEEALLAAIAGNTTPDICSNMWPGAMDEFISAGGLVRLDTFPDFWPYILERVSEDQLKTFQARDGGHYQIPWKTNPIMVFYNKRIFKKAGVKAPLETYSQFLDAAEKIVRDFDGDGQADYWMLYRDIKPIWWQRLFDYYPFYICASGGKTLFKGDKIDFDNDASVKVFQFFRTMYQKGYMPVAQFQGDQFLAGRLAAQISGPWLVAYIQKFAPEGFEYGIMPIPRPDDYKGPIYTYGDPKNISIFKTTKYPRQAWKFAQWLISRHADLRLLEICDQIPIRKNLLNDSTFAAYFKKKPQMTVFARQAPFTRGVDGVADLKEIFNAISQEYEASVIYGRRTAREAVKRAVKRVKVIREWNRQ
- a CDS encoding carbohydrate ABC transporter permease, with product MINSVIRRIKKSDKIGYLMSLPYLISFALFIAFPLGFSFILIFHKWNIITPMRWVGLKNFYRLFHDVEFLRAIYNTLIFLVIHIPLQIVFALLIAVLLNQKIKLRGFFRAVYFMPVIVSGVVITILWQQLYSYETGLLNLMLTSIGLPRIPWINDPSWAMPSIAIMATWKNVGLYIVLFLVGLQNIPAYLYESAELDGASAWQKFRYITVPALNSTMVLVVILSTIGGFSLFIEPFVMTGGGPMNSTLSAMLYIYNQAFYFGHMGYAATLGFFFAFIIFVVVLIQKRIVENK
- a CDS encoding LamG-like jellyroll fold domain-containing protein; amino-acid sequence: MPNLPTPYHIRDWQQVAQKYDSLVFNLSLSGQYLPLVEINATGINYPALGNFVMPSYVGSPEPWSGEAINQLAAVVGATLVGIDKRNQFGYNWLAWCQDFFNRRPQENVYLNNFNAQSGYDWWYDTMPNIFYFQLVNLYEETDFIYFEEQFYSVVDRWYEALQQMGAGVAPWQIPDFNHRGWQLSTMTPNDDGVKEPEAAGALGWLMYQAYLRSGEKKYLIGAEWCMEFLDQWPSNPSYELQLPYGVYTAARMNAELHTAYNIKKMVNWCYDPQGNVRGWGVTVGNWGGYDCSGLVGEVIGDDYAFAMNTFEMIGALAPMVRYDERFARAIGKWALNAVNSARFFYHPFLADENQDAEAWAKIYDPQGVIAYEAVREVDWYSNRSPYATGDALRHGWAQTNLALYGASHVGILGAIVDTTNVRGILKLNISKTDYGPGFTRADFPRFYLLYNPYAVDTTVTLNVGNDPVDVYDCIRNQNMAEMVSGEVNISIPADEAVLITFIEQGAERIFKDGVLYVKGNAIDFQTAAPVENLTPRIKALAPEHKVVSTGGQNKIYCTAVDPDGDSLQYLWQAEAGSLTGGGPVVSWQAPDEGGSVTIRCKVMDGGLLVDSAETRVTVIDNQLPVIRQMGVQPKVTLPGETVSFYCQAEDADGDSLAYAWWIDAGDTLSRQANWSWQVPDTAGYIMMHVLVQDVKQGFVRDSVGLSVGKLVIRYNFENGLANDLSPFANNGIVSGADTVVTPRGKGLFFDGINAAVCVPLHPSLNFEEEISVAFLMRVDSFYTREAYPVSHGNWENRWKISITDTKLRWTIKTSERIYDLDSKDALELNRFYFVTCLYNSSAQEMSIYLDGSLNNTRAAQGNLLPTEYDLSMGQHLPGNPQYAFRGVIDEFFLLNHALSDEEIATLYDTLTAIKEREKTALPGKFVLKPNYPDPFNPSTRIEYFLPATGRVRLEFFDVRGRLIRKIDLGQGSPGWHVFTWRAENLSSGVYFYRVAWRDLQKVGKCLKIK
- a CDS encoding carbohydrate ABC transporter permease; amino-acid sequence: MKRFYIYLTLTVGGITFIYPFLWMIAASLKPETEIGAIGLWSPHFNLESYRLVVQKIPIWRALLNSVFVSFCVTVSVIFFGSMVGYALSRLNFWGRNLIFGVILFTMVIPFQITLIPMYILMVKFGWVDTYLSLIVPGMVTAFSILLFRQFFLDIPQDLIDAARIDGCNDFTILFKIIWPISKPVIITVGIITFMTSWNDVLWPLIVIRNEKLMTMPQLVTIFAVGGGAEARLGAMLAAATLLAIPIILVYAFFQRYFIESMATSGLKG